A stretch of Sulfurimonas autotrophica DSM 16294 DNA encodes these proteins:
- a CDS encoding GspE/PulE family protein, with translation MDRITTDLLANGSIMKGQVDRLLSKGISENLILRDITLSGFMTMERLVRFIVHQIREGVYDLSIIDNYDYIEEKAVLERLAQELDLLFLDLDSIDMDYNLIEKVPLNQLEKHNAIPISQDDMSVTVAFSDPLDIDAQEAIQRLFPRKILKIALATKKQILSSLYKISLKDSIKDLVKKIRDELNSISTIEEQQEASSILLLIDVVLKTCINSRSSDVHIEPTEKNCMVRGRVDGKLTEMFIFEKDIYPPLASRLKLLANLDIAEKRKPQDGRFSTMVGAREYDFRISTLPILYGESIVMRVLDKQKALVRLEDAGMDSVSYQKLLKGLKAPYGIILVTGPTGSGKTTTLYGALNELRNVEDKIITVEDPVEYRMNLIQQVQVNAKVGLSFADALRSILRQDPDKIMIGEIRDQETLEIAIKAALTGHMVISTLHTNDAISAIPRMADMGIEHYLISGALVAIQAQRLVRKICTYCKAEDTLSASVLEEIDDVVPEGTIFYKGKGCKECADTGYMGREMICEVLNISEELSSLIAKGASKEQMLEQAKGEGFIGLFQNGIQKAIDGITSIEEVLKVAKG, from the coding sequence GTGGATAGAATAACAACTGACTTACTTGCTAACGGTTCAATAATGAAGGGGCAAGTAGACAGGCTTTTATCAAAAGGTATTAGTGAAAACCTAATCCTTCGAGATATTACTCTCTCTGGCTTTATGACTATGGAACGACTTGTCAGGTTTATTGTTCATCAAATAAGAGAAGGTGTTTATGACCTTTCTATCATTGATAATTATGATTACATAGAAGAAAAAGCAGTACTTGAAAGACTGGCACAAGAGCTTGACCTTCTCTTTTTAGATCTTGATTCTATTGACATGGATTATAATCTTATAGAAAAAGTCCCTCTTAATCAACTCGAAAAGCACAATGCAATACCAATATCTCAAGATGATATGAGTGTCACTGTTGCTTTTAGCGATCCATTGGATATAGATGCTCAAGAGGCCATTCAAAGACTATTTCCAAGAAAAATTCTTAAAATCGCTTTAGCTACAAAAAAACAAATTTTGTCTTCTTTGTATAAAATTAGTCTCAAAGACAGTATTAAAGATTTGGTAAAAAAAATACGCGATGAGTTAAACTCTATCAGTACTATAGAAGAGCAACAAGAGGCATCTTCAATTTTACTTCTTATAGATGTTGTTTTAAAGACATGTATTAACTCCAGATCAAGTGATGTCCATATTGAACCAACTGAAAAGAACTGCATGGTTCGAGGGCGTGTAGATGGAAAATTAACTGAAATGTTTATTTTTGAAAAAGATATTTATCCACCTCTGGCTTCCAGGCTAAAACTTCTTGCAAATTTAGATATTGCTGAAAAAAGAAAACCACAAGACGGCCGATTTTCTACCATGGTTGGAGCCAGAGAATATGACTTTCGGATATCAACACTGCCAATACTTTACGGTGAATCAATTGTTATGCGTGTTTTAGATAAACAAAAAGCACTTGTGAGACTTGAAGATGCAGGCATGGATTCTGTTAGTTATCAAAAACTGCTCAAAGGTCTCAAAGCACCATATGGGATCATTTTGGTTACCGGGCCTACAGGAAGTGGTAAAACTACTACATTGTATGGTGCGTTAAATGAACTCAGAAATGTCGAAGATAAAATAATTACTGTTGAAGACCCTGTTGAGTATAGAATGAATCTCATTCAGCAAGTCCAGGTCAATGCGAAAGTCGGTCTTAGTTTTGCTGATGCACTAAGGTCAATTCTAAGACAAGATCCTGATAAGATTATGATTGGTGAAATTCGTGACCAGGAAACACTTGAAATTGCGATTAAAGCAGCATTAACAGGTCACATGGTCATTTCAACACTCCATACTAACGATGCCATTAGTGCAATACCACGTATGGCAGATATGGGTATCGAGCATTACCTGATCAGCGGTGCTCTTGTAGCTATTCAGGCACAAAGACTCGTTAGAAAAATATGTACGTATTGTAAAGCAGAAGACACACTCTCTGCATCCGTTTTAGAAGAAATAGATGATGTTGTACCAGAAGGTACAATTTTTTACAAAGGAAAAGGTTGTAAAGAGTGTGCAGATACAGGTTATATGGGAAGGGAAATGATATGTGAAGTACTTAATATTTCAGAAGAACTCTCTTCTTTAATTGCTAAAGGTGCTTCCAAAGAACAGATGCTTGAACAAGCTAAAGGAGAAGGGTTTATAGGACTCTTTCAAAATGGTATCCAAAAAGCAATTGATGGCATAACCAGTATAGAAGAAGTATTAAAGGTGGCAAAAGGATGA
- a CDS encoding YebC/PmpR family DNA-binding transcriptional regulator: MGRAFEYRKASKLKRWGAMSKLFPKLGKVITMAAKEGGGDPDMNAKLRTAILNAKAENMPKDNIDAAIKRATAKDSADMKEVNFEGKAPHGVLLFIECATDNNTRTVANVKSTLNKNGGEMLTNGSLEFMFSRKALFEFPLSNDMDIEELELELIDAGLEEIEAEDGVVLVTADYTSFGTMNEALEKMGVEITKATLERIANTPIEISDEEHADVDKILERLEDDEDVQKVYTNLA; this comes from the coding sequence ATGGGTAGAGCCTTTGAATATAGAAAAGCATCAAAGTTAAAAAGATGGGGAGCAATGTCTAAATTGTTTCCAAAACTTGGGAAAGTTATCACTATGGCGGCAAAAGAGGGTGGTGGTGACCCGGATATGAATGCAAAGCTTAGAACTGCAATTTTAAATGCAAAAGCTGAAAATATGCCAAAAGATAATATTGATGCAGCTATAAAAAGAGCGACTGCCAAAGACAGTGCTGATATGAAAGAAGTAAATTTTGAAGGAAAAGCACCCCATGGTGTACTTCTTTTCATAGAGTGTGCAACTGATAATAATACAAGAACAGTTGCAAATGTAAAAAGTACCTTGAACAAAAACGGTGGAGAAATGCTTACAAACGGTTCTTTAGAATTTATGTTTTCCCGTAAAGCTCTTTTTGAATTTCCACTTTCAAACGATATGGATATTGAAGAGTTGGAATTGGAACTTATAGATGCAGGACTTGAAGAGATAGAAGCAGAAGACGGTGTTGTCTTGGTAACAGCTGATTATACAAGTTTTGGTACGATGAATGAAGCTTTAGAAAAAATGGGTGTAGAGATAACGAAAGCTACACTGGAAAGAATTGCAAATACCCCGATTGAAATCAGTGATGAAGAACATGCTGATGTAGATAAAATTTTAGAAAGACTCGAAGATGATGAAGATGTTCAAAAAGTTTATACAAATTTAGCATAA
- a CDS encoding type II secretion system F family protein, translated as MKYFVATVLTKGKKEEIGLYAENKKEANSYAKLKFPGIIIKVTESQEPLEAQFKRFKTSFLSNIKKRKIKPDALIAAIRQLAVMTNAGISIHDSLSEIASATTDEALKFVFSKIAEDINAGHSISSAMQNFRYELGNLTIAMVELGEKTGNLDEALYSLANMLEEIRANVVKFKKAMAYPRNVMIAMAIAFTVLISYVVPQFKSIFEELHAQLPLPTLILLKLEYIFNNFGPYVLAIIAIVFFVFKYLINNYENLRYGWHKFLLKVYLIKNIIKFATLSRFTLVFSELIRAGIPIAEALDTATSMVDNLPLKRKLQSVISTVEKGGTLNKGLEETGLFENMIIQMIRAGEDSGTLDTMIKKVAEYYKMRFDAIIDGLSEAIEPIMLLMIASMVLLLALGIFLPMWDMGNAVQGRR; from the coding sequence ATGAAATATTTTGTAGCAACTGTTTTAACAAAAGGGAAAAAAGAAGAGATTGGACTCTATGCTGAAAACAAAAAAGAGGCAAATAGTTACGCTAAATTAAAATTTCCCGGCATTATCATCAAAGTCACAGAATCCCAAGAACCTCTTGAAGCACAATTTAAAAGATTTAAAACAAGTTTTTTATCAAATATAAAAAAGAGAAAAATCAAGCCGGATGCACTTATTGCAGCGATTCGACAATTAGCCGTTATGACGAATGCAGGTATTTCTATACATGATTCACTCAGTGAAATTGCAAGTGCGACAACAGATGAAGCACTAAAATTTGTCTTTTCAAAAATTGCAGAAGATATTAATGCCGGGCACTCGATTTCCTCAGCAATGCAAAACTTTCGCTATGAACTTGGAAATTTAACTATTGCAATGGTTGAACTTGGAGAAAAAACCGGTAATTTGGATGAAGCTTTATACTCTTTAGCAAATATGCTTGAAGAAATAAGAGCCAATGTTGTTAAATTTAAAAAAGCAATGGCATATCCTAGAAATGTTATGATTGCGATGGCTATTGCATTCACCGTTTTAATTTCTTACGTAGTTCCTCAGTTTAAATCAATTTTTGAAGAGCTCCATGCACAACTGCCTTTACCAACACTTATTTTATTAAAACTTGAATATATTTTCAACAATTTTGGTCCATATGTTTTAGCCATTATTGCTATTGTGTTTTTTGTTTTTAAATACTTAATCAATAACTATGAAAATTTAAGATATGGTTGGCATAAATTTTTGCTCAAAGTATATTTAATAAAAAACATTATAAAGTTTGCGACTTTAAGTAGATTTACACTTGTCTTTTCTGAACTTATTCGTGCCGGCATTCCTATAGCCGAAGCCCTGGATACTGCTACTTCAATGGTAGACAATCTACCTCTTAAAAGGAAACTTCAATCAGTAATAAGCACTGTAGAAAAAGGCGGTACACTCAATAAGGGTCTTGAAGAAACAGGTCTTTTCGAAAATATGATTATTCAAATGATTCGTGCAGGTGAAGACAGTGGTACACTTGATACTATGATCAAAAAAGTGGCTGAATACTATAAAATGCGATTTGATGCAATTATAGATGGCTTAAGTGAAGCTATAGAACCTATTATGCTACTTATGATAGCATCAATGGTTCTATTACTTGCGCTTGGTATTTTCTTACCAATGTGGGATATGGGTAATGCAGTGCAAGGTAGACGATAG
- a CDS encoding YigZ family protein — MYYIKKEYENTLEVKQSKFIAHLTPYAEYETLLQKLKQRHPKARHFVTAYRYLNEYEQIVEHSSDDGEPAGTSGKPSLMVLQGRELINTAVIVVRYFGGTKLGTGGLVRAYSDAVNLVIEKADLYEYKKELTKNIVFDYSDVRFIDYECKEFDITISHKEFDSKVSYKITASEENMKNFLTKAARIITIVER, encoded by the coding sequence ATGTACTATATAAAAAAAGAGTATGAAAATACTCTTGAGGTGAAGCAGTCAAAGTTTATTGCACATCTCACACCTTATGCCGAATATGAAACACTTCTGCAAAAACTCAAACAACGACATCCTAAAGCACGGCATTTTGTAACAGCTTATAGATATTTAAATGAATATGAGCAGATTGTTGAACACTCCAGCGATGACGGTGAACCGGCCGGAACGTCAGGCAAGCCCTCATTAATGGTTTTGCAGGGTAGGGAACTTATTAATACTGCTGTAATTGTTGTACGCTATTTCGGCGGAACAAAGCTGGGAACAGGTGGTTTAGTAAGAGCATACAGTGATGCTGTCAATTTAGTTATTGAAAAAGCAGATTTGTATGAGTATAAAAAAGAGCTGACTAAAAATATTGTCTTTGATTATAGTGATGTTCGCTTTATAGATTATGAATGTAAAGAGTTTGACATTACTATATCCCACAAAGAATTTGACTCAAAAGTATCATACAAAATTACAGCGAGTGAAGAAAATATGAAAAATTTTCTCACTAAAGCTGCTAGAATAATTACAATAGTAGAGAGATAG